The following are encoded together in the Limanda limanda chromosome 12, fLimLim1.1, whole genome shotgun sequence genome:
- the acyp1 gene encoding acylphosphatase-1 → MSNEDLVSLDYEVFGRVQGVFFRKYTQAEGKKLGLVGWVQNTDSGTVQGQLQGPRSKVKEMQEWLKSTGSPKSRISKAEFKNKKTVQSLEHSSFSIVK, encoded by the exons ATGTCCAACGAAGACCTCGTCTCGCTGGATTATGAAGTTTTTGGCAGAGTTCAGGGTGTATTTTTCCGGAAATACACTCAA GCAGAGGGGAAGAAGCTTGGCCTGGTTGGATGGGTCCAAAACACAGACTCAGGAACAGTTCAGGGGCAGCTCCAAGGGCCACGCAGCAAGGTGAAAGAAATGCAAGAGTGGTTGAAATCCACTGGGAGCCCCAAGTCCCGCATAAGCAAGGCGGAGTTCAAGAACAAAAAGACAGTTCAGAGCCTAGAACACTCATCTTTTAGCATAGTAAAATAA